A window of Pseudomonadota bacterium genomic DNA:
TTGATGTGGAACCGAGCAAGCCCGTCGTCAAACGCAAGGATGATGCGCGTGGCGCCGCGATTCGTATTGAGAGTGTGATTATCGCGAACGTTAACGGCGGTGGTCCCGTCGTCAGAATGAAAGGACTTCAAGGTGATATTTATATCGAAAAGAACCAGTAGTGACCAACGCCTGGGCGGTGAGTGCCCAGGCGTCTTTTACTCCTGTGTTCGAACGGTGCCACGAGCCGATGTGGACCACCGACGCTGTTAGTGAAGCGGCGTCAGTTGGTTTGACGCGATTGTCGTCGTAAGTACTCGTCCAGCGTGCGCACGCCCCAGCCCGAGTAACCCATGGGCACAGTGGGGCGGTCTTTTTCATAGAAATCGACACCCGCGATATCAAAATGGGCCCACACTTGGTCTTCGTCGACAAACGAGCCGACGAACGCGGCACCCACACTCGCTCCGGGGCTGCCCACACCACTATTGATCACATCCGCGTATTTGGATTTGATCTGTTCGAAGTGAGACTCGTCCAAAGGCAGTCGCCATACGCGCTCACCAGCGGTGTCGGCGGCCTGACTGAGCTCGTCGATGAGCGCATCATGCCGTCCAAAAACGCCGGCGTAGCGATCGCCTAGCGCACGTCCCACTGAGCCGGTCAGCGTCGCGACATTAATTAACACCGCCGGGTTATACCGCTCCTGCGCGTAGTGCACGGCGTCGGCGAGTACCAGGCGGCCCTCCGCATCGGTCGAGCGAATCTCGATTGTGAGTCCAGACATAGAGGTGAGTACATCGCCGGGGCGGATGGCGACGCCTGACGGCATGTTTTCGGCAAGCGCTGCGAGCGCCACCACATTGACCGGTTCACCACGTCTGGCAGCGGCGAGCACGGTGCCCATTACCACACCCGCTCCCGCTAGGTCCCCTTTCATCATCCACATTTTGTCGTTCTTTTTGAGCGAAATGCCGCCGGTGTCGAACGTCACGCCTTTACCGGCCAGTGCGATCAGCGGTGCGTCGCCACCGGCGAGGTACTCGACAATGAGCAGTCGTGGGGGCCGGACCGAGCCTTTGCCTACGCCATAGTGCGCGCCCATGTTCAGGCGCAAAAGATCCGTTTCATCGAGTACTTTTACGCGCACATTATCCAACCCATTAAACTGCGCTTTGTACAGGTCGACGAAGGACTGCGGATAGATGATATTGCCGGGCTCGGAATTCATGTCCCGTGCAAGATGCACGCTCTTGGCAAGATAGCTCAGGTCGCCTGTAAACTGTTCGGCCGAATCGTCGTCGCTCAACACGCGAACTTCAGGACCCGGTTGGGCTTTTTCCCGCATGTAGCGGTCGAAGCGGTAGTCGCGTAATGCGTAGCCAAACGCAACACGGGCGCCCGTGGCATCGCGTGTACCGATGGCGTCAGGCCAGAGAATCTGCACGGAGCCGCCACTGGTGTTCGCCAGCAGCGCTGCGGCCGTTCCGCCAAAATTTTCGGCGGCGACTCGACTCGCGGGCGAGCGGCCAACACCAATCATGTCGATTCGTGTATAACCGCCAACACCGTACAGCGTCAGAGTTTGGCCCTCGGCAGCGGTAAAAGACGCTTCCTCCGCGGCGATCGACAAAGCGCCGCCAAGTTGCTCATCCAGCGTCGCCGCAAGACCGGTTAATGCCTCGCTTTCGCTAACCGGTATAACCAGTCGCCCATCGGGGGGAATAGAGAACGAGCTGAAGGCAAAGGGTTCAGCGGCCGCATTCAGAGTGAGTAACGCGGCGATGATCAGCGTAATAAGGTGTTTCACATCGTGCTCCAGGGGGTGGTAGCGAAAAAGGCTTGATCGGGGGCTAACCCGCGCTGTAGTAGGTAGGCGTGGAGGGTCCGACCGGTAGACCGAGCAAAAACACCCACACAAAAAAGAACGTGCTCCATAGCAAGATGAACGCGACCGAGTACGGCAGCATCATCGCAATCAGTGTGCCAACACCCGCTTTTGGAACGTAACGGGCCGCAAAGGCCATGATGAGTCCGAAATAACTCATCATCGGTGTGATGATGTTGGTGCTCGAGTCGCCAATACGATAAGCGGCCTGAATAACCTCCGGTGCGTACCCAATGAGCATCAACATCGGTACGAAGATCGGCGCCGTGACTGCCCACTGCGCTGAGGCCGAACCCAGCATGAGATTGATAAACGCGCAGATCAGAATAAAGAAGAAAAACAGAACCGGGCCGGTTAACCCGATGCTTTCAAGGAAATTTGCCCCAGTCACCGCTGTAACGGCGCCGAGGTTGGTCCATGCAAAGAACTTGACGAACTGCGCGGCAAAAAACACCAGCACGATATAGAGGCCAAGTGTACTCATTGCATGGGCCATTGCGTCGATCACGTCACGATCGGAGCGCATTGTGCCTGTCATGCGACCGTAAACGATGCCGGGTACTAGGAAAAAGACGAAAATGAGCGCGACAATGCCCTTGAGGAATGGCGAGCCTTTCACCAGCCCCGTTTCGGGGTTGCGCAGTACAGCGCCTTCGGGCACAACCAACAGTGCGATGCCAATGATCATCAAAAGCGCTGCGATTCCAGCGCCTTTCAGTGCGCGAGACTCTTCGTTGGTGAGTGGGTCGAGCTGTTGGTTGTCCTCATCGGTGAGCCCGGCCTGATTGCGATCATAGGGCCCAAGCGTAGGCTCAACGATTTTGAGACTCACAAAGCTGGCGACAAAGGTGATCAAAAACGTACTGCCAATCATGAAAAACCAATTCGCGCTCGCATCCACCACGTAGTCCGGATCGATCAGACGCGCCGCTTCTTCGGTAATGCCTGCCAGCAGCGGATCCACCGTGCCCAGCAATAGATTAGCGCTGTAGCCACCCGACACGCCCGCAAACGCCGCGGCCAGGCCCGCGAGCGGATGCCGTCCGAGCGACAGATACACGATGGCGGCTAGTGGAATAAGCACCACGTAGCCCATTTCCGATGCGGTGTTGGACAAGATGCCGGCAAACACGATTGCCACGGTGACGACCCTTGGGCTGGCGTTCAACACGATCGAGCGAATAATGGCGGTGAGCAATCCAGAGCGCTCTGCCACGCCAACCCCCAACAGCGCAACCAGCACGGTGCCTAGCGGCACAAAACTGGTGAAATTCGTAACGAGGTTGAGCACGATTTTGCGAAATCCATCGGCGCTCATCAGGCTAACCACCTCGATCATGCCGTTGTCGGCCCGCCCTTTGGCGCCGATGGGTCGTGGATCCTCCACGGCGACTTCCATCCAGCCCAGCAGCCCGCTGACCACAATGACACCGAGCGCGAACAGCGCGAACAGTGTGACCGGATGGGGAAGGGCATTGCCGAGCGCCTCAACCACCTTGAGGAATCGAGTCATCCGATTAGATTGCTGAGTGATATCGCCGTGAGCGTCCGAATTGGCCACTGTTTTTCTCCACAAGGTAATGCCCCGAGTTTACCTCAGATTGTGCGTGGTTTTTTTCCACGCCCGGGGGGGAGAGGCGATTGGCCAAGAGTACGGCCTTTGATGTCGAGACTTCGGGACGGGGCGAGTTTACGCTCGAGAAATGTACTCGCCAGTTTCGGTGTTCACTTTAATGACCTCGCCTTGAGCAAGGTACTCCGGAATGTGGGTTTCGAGCCCACCGGCCAAAATGGCTGGCTTACTGCGTTTGGTGACGGTGCCGCCCTTTAGTGCCGCCGCGGTTTCAACAATCTCCAGATCGACTGAGGGCGGGAGCTGGATGCCGACGGCAGAGCCATCAATAACCATTACGTACACGCCCTCTAATCCGTCGTTCAAATAGGGCAGCTGGCCCTCCAGATCGTCGGCATTGAGGGAATACTGCGAGTAGTCCTCGCTGTCCATAAAGACGTACAGCTCACCGTCGAAATAAGAATACGCGGCTTGACGACGCACAAAGTCGATATCGCCGAGCTGGTCGTCGCCTTTGAACGATTCATCAAAGTTCTGCTTGGACTGCACATCTTGCAGGCGGGTTTTATACAGTGTGTTGCTGCCGCGAGACGACGGACTGCGCTGTTCGACCTTGCGTACGACGCATGCGCGATCTTTGTAGCGCACAATCATGTTTTTTTTAAGTTCACTGGCTTTTGGCATGATTTGTCTCTCGAGATAGGCGGCGTGTTTCCGCCGATCGATCAAAATAGCTTCGCTAATTCCTGGTCGGCTTCTTCTTGTGACAGTAGGCCCATGTGGATGGTGGTGACCGTACCATCCGCTTTCACAAAGACAGTGATTGGCAGCGCAAAGTTGTCGGCGCCAAAACTGGCGGCGAGCGCATTGCCATGATCAGCCGCCATTAGAATCGGAAACTCGACACCGTATTCGTCCGCAAACTGTTGCACCAATGCGGTGTCATCCGGATAGTCCATAGAAAGGCCAATGACCGCCAATCCGCGTTCGGCATAGTCCTGATGGGCCTTGACGAGCACGGGCATTTCTTCTCGACAGGGTCCGCACCAAGTGGCCCAAAAGTTGACCAGCCGAGGCTGTCCCTGCCACTCATTCATGGTGCGCATGTCGCCCGACGGTGTCGCCAGCCCAAGCGCATCGAGCGCTGCCGAATCCACGTTCACCGCCGGTTTAGCGGGAGGACCGGGCTGGGCGGCCGTATAGGCGAAGTAGCCGGCTGCGGTTGAGGCCAGTACCACAACAAGAAACAGCACTGATTGGCGCGAGTTTGTCATAGCGTGGAGGATCGCACGAATCGCGTGAAGATACGATTAGACGAAAAATGGCGCGCGCTTAAGGCGCAACGGCGCGACGGGCGTGATCGGCGAACTCGTCGCGACCCATGTAACCCACCACTCTGAAGTTGCGTCGTTCAACTCCGTCCTTATCGAAGAACACAATCGTGGGCGGGCCATAGATGCCGAAATAGTGTAGTAAGGCCTGATCATTGTCGTCGTTTTTGGTCACGTCGGCTTGCAGTACGACCGTATCGGCGAGCGCCTCGAGTACCGCCGCATCACTGAAGGCTTCTTTTTCCATTTTGATGCACTCCACGCACCAGTCGGCATAAAAGTCGAGCATTGACGTCTTGCCGTTGGCGGCCGCCTCGGCCACAGCCTGCTGCAGCGCCTCCACGGTCGCCACCTTACGAAATGCGAGATGTTCTTCGTGTTCGCCAAACGGCGTGCCACGCGCCGGGTTGAGCGGATCGCTGCCGCCCAGTAGGGCGCTCGCGCCGAGAACCAGTCCGTACGCGACGGACGCAATGGCCGCCACGCGAAACACCAGCAGGTTTTTCTTGAGCAACAAACCAAACGCCCAGGCCGCGCCAAACGCCAGCACCGCCCACAGCGCCATGATAACGCGCGCCGGCAAAATGCGCGCGAGCAGCCAGATCGCTACGCCCAAGAGCATAATGCCAAATAGGCGTTTAACCACTTCCATCCACGGGCCCGCTCGCACCATCAATTGACCGGCTGTTGCGCCATACGCGAGCAACGGTGCGCCCATACCCATCGCCAACGCAAACAGCGTCACGCCTCCGCGCACCGCGTCACCGCTTTGGCCGATAAAGATCAGAACCGCCACCAGCGGCGCGGCGACGCACGGTCCGACGATCAGGGCGGATAATGCGCCCATGATTGCCACACCCGTGTAGCCGCCACCACTACCCGCCGCGTTGAGCCGATTTTGAATGGCGACCGGCATTTGGAACTGCCAGACATCAAACATCGCCAAGGCGAGCGCGACGAAAATCAAGCTGAACGCAATGAGCACGGCTGGGTTTTGGAACATGGCCTGCACGTTTTGCCCGAGCATCGCCACAATCACGCCGGCGATGGTGTACGTCAGCGCCATCGCGAGTACGTATACAAGGGACAGAATGAAGCTACGGCGGGTGGACACCTCGCCTTTTTGGCCGGCAATAATGCCCGACAAAATCGGCACCATCGGCAGTACGCACGGTGTAAACGCCAGCAGCAAACCAAAGCCGAAAAACGTTGCCATCACCAGTGGCAACGAACCGGATTTGATCAGTTGCGCCAGTTTATCCTGCTCCGCGACCTGCTCAGTGCCGCCGGCCGAACTCAGTGCTGAGGCATCTGTCGTGGCTTCGTCGACCGTCACAAGCAGCGTGCGTGATCCGGGTGGGTAGCATATGCCGAATACTTCCGCGCATCCTTGGTAGGTGGCGGTCAGTTCGAGCGTGCCCGCCTCGCGACTGGCGCGCGACACCGGTATGCGAATCTCGGTAGGCGCTTCATACACCTCTACCCGTCCAAATTCAGGATCGTCTTTCATGACACCGTCTGGCCATTTGATCGCGCCGAGTTGGATCAGGTCACTCTCCACGGTGAGCCCCAGTTTGTCTCGGTAAAGATAGTAGTCGGGCTCGATATCCCAACGCACCAATAGGGTGTAATCATCAACCATCAACGCGTCGACCCGGAAGGCCACTTCAGGGGGGAGAGGACCGTCCTCATCGAATCCGTTCGCCTCCGTGGCGAGCATGTCGAGCAACCCGCCTGATGATGTGGAGGCTGGCAATTCAATGGTTGCCGTCCAGGTCTGCGGTGGATAGCACAAACCAGCATCGGCGCAGCCTTGGGATTTGATTTTCAGTTCGAGCGACTCCGCATCGCCCTGATACGGTATCTCCACGCGCAGGTTGCCGCGAAACACCTCTTGCTCACCAAAGAACTCATCGGTTTTGATTTTGCCCTTGCGCATCCTTGGCTCGCCGAGGGTAACGCCGTCTGTCGTGCTTTCAAAGCGCATGCGAGAGCGATAAAGGTAGTATTCCGGCGCGATGTTCCAGTTAACGATGACCGCATCAGGCTGCGAGCTGGTGCTGTACTGAAACGCTTCCGTGGCCCGTAGCAGGTCGGGCTCTTCGGCCGAGCTCAGAGGCAGGGTCAGAATCGCGAGCAGAGCGAGCAGGCGACGAGTGACATTTGGGGCAGAAAAAGTCGGCATACGGTCCTCGTTGTCGGGCCTTGGGGCCCGCTGTGTGAGCGGTTTTAGCGTCCGGATTGTGAGTGTGTCCTGACTAGGAGGCGTCGCAAACCTTGAAGTTCACGTTTTTGTCCTCAGGTAGTCGGTCATTGGCGCGACAGGCGGGGCGGAAGCCCCGACATTGACGCGCATGATACAGGGGACCTTCGAAGGCCGCGAGATATTGCGCGCTGGTCATCTTGGCTTGACTTAATGAATGCCATGCATAGAATTAGCACTCCTTTATCGAGAGTGCTAATTTCAGTCGCGCCAGCACCGGTTGATTCGACGGGCACTTTAATTTTTTAGCAAATAAATCAAGGAGTTTGCAACGATGAAACTTCGTCCACTTCACGACCGCGTGATTGTAAAGCGAATGGAAGAAGAGACGACCTCACCTGGTGGGATCGTTATTCCCGATTCAGCGACCGAAAAACCCAGCCGCGGCGAAATTGTCGCAGTGGGCAACGGCAAAGTGCTCGATTCGGGCGAGGTCCGTGCGCTGGACGTCAAAAAGGGCGACACGATCCTGTTTGGCAAGTACAGCGGCACCGAGGTCAAGGTTGAAGGCGAAGAATATCTGGTGATGCGCGAAGACGACATCATGGCGGTATTTAGCTAGTTCCCTGACCAACCCCTCATTTTCAAATTCAAAATCAGTAGTTAAAGGAATCCATCATGGCTGCTAAAGAAGTGAAATTTGGTGATGATGCCCGCCAGCGAATGTTCGCCGGGGTCAACATTCTCGCCAATGCAGTAAAAGTGACACTCGGCCCCAAAGGCCGCAACGTTGTACTCGATAAGAGTTTCGGCGCGCCGACCGTAACGAAAGACGGTGTATCGGTCGCCAAGGAAATTGAGCTTGAGGACAAGCTTGAAAACATGGGCGCGCAAATGGTCAAAGAAGTGGCCTCGCAAACGTCCGACATCGCCGGTGACGGTACCACCACCGCCACAGTGCTGGCCCAGGCCATCCTGCGTGAAGGCTTGAAGTCGGTGGCAGCCGGTATGAACCCCATGGACCTTAAGCGCGGTATCGACAAAGCCGCTACCGGCATCGTTGAGAAACTGCAGAAAACATCGAAGCCCTGCACCGACGACACGGCGATTGCCCAAGTCGGAACGATCTCCGCCAACTCCGATAGCGAAATCGGCGATAACATCGCCGCCGCGATGCAAAAAGTTGGCAAAGAAGGCGTGATCACCGTCGAAGAGGGATCAACCCTTGAAAACGAGCTCGACGTGGTCGAAGGCATGCAGTTCGATCGTGGTTACCTCTCGCCGTATTTCATTAACAACCAGGCGAATCAAAACTGCGAACTCGACGCGCCGTATATTCTTCTGTTCGACAAGAAGATCTCGAACATCCGTGACTTGCTGCCGCTGCTTGAAGGCGTGGCCAAGGCGGGTCGTCCTCTGCTGATCATCGCCGAAGACGTAGAAGGTGAAGCGCTTGCTACACTGGTGGTGAACACCATCCGCGGTATTGTGAAAGTGGCCGCGGTAAAAGCCCCTGGCTTCGGTGATCGTCGTAAAGCGATGCTCGAAGACATTGCGATTTTGACCGGCGGTGTGGTGATCTCAGAAGAAGTGGGTCTGAGCCTCGAGAAAGCAACGCTTGAAGATTTGGGCAGTGCCAAAAAAGTCCAGATCACCAAAGAAAATACGACGGTGATCGACGGAAGCGGCAAAGCGAAAGACATCAAAGCGCGTGTCGACCAGATCCGCACTCTGATCGAAGACGCCACCTCAGACTACGACCGCGAGAAGCTCCAAGAGCGTGTTGCGAAACTCGCTGGTGGTGTGGCCGTGATCAAAGTCGGGGCCGCAACCGAAGTGGAGATGAAAGAGAAAAAAGCACGTGTTGAAGACGCACTGCACGCTACACGAGCAGCCGTTGAAGAGGGCGTCGTGCCCGGTGGTGGTGTGGCCTTGCTGCGCGCCGTGTCGGGTATCGATAAGCTCAAAGGCGACAACGACGATCAAGACGTTGGAATCAATATCTTGCGTCGCGCGATCG
This region includes:
- a CDS encoding leucyl aminopeptidase, with protein sequence MKHLITLIIAALLTLNAAAEPFAFSSFSIPPDGRLVIPVSESEALTGLAATLDEQLGGALSIAAEEASFTAAEGQTLTLYGVGGYTRIDMIGVGRSPASRVAAENFGGTAAALLANTSGGSVQILWPDAIGTRDATGARVAFGYALRDYRFDRYMREKAQPGPEVRVLSDDDSAEQFTGDLSYLAKSVHLARDMNSEPGNIIYPQSFVDLYKAQFNGLDNVRVKVLDETDLLRLNMGAHYGVGKGSVRPPRLLIVEYLAGGDAPLIALAGKGVTFDTGGISLKKNDKMWMMKGDLAGAGVVMGTVLAAARRGEPVNVVALAALAENMPSGVAIRPGDVLTSMSGLTIEIRSTDAEGRLVLADAVHYAQERYNPAVLINVATLTGSVGRALGDRYAGVFGRHDALIDELSQAADTAGERVWRLPLDESHFEQIKSKYADVINSGVGSPGASVGAAFVGSFVDEDQVWAHFDIAGVDFYEKDRPTVPMGYSGWGVRTLDEYLRRQSRQTN
- a CDS encoding AbgT family transporter, with translation MTRFLKVVEALGNALPHPVTLFALFALGVIVVSGLLGWMEVAVEDPRPIGAKGRADNGMIEVVSLMSADGFRKIVLNLVTNFTSFVPLGTVLVALLGVGVAERSGLLTAIIRSIVLNASPRVVTVAIVFAGILSNTASEMGYVVLIPLAAIVYLSLGRHPLAGLAAAFAGVSGGYSANLLLGTVDPLLAGITEEAARLIDPDYVVDASANWFFMIGSTFLITFVASFVSLKIVEPTLGPYDRNQAGLTDEDNQQLDPLTNEESRALKGAGIAALLMIIGIALLVVPEGAVLRNPETGLVKGSPFLKGIVALIFVFFLVPGIVYGRMTGTMRSDRDVIDAMAHAMSTLGLYIVLVFFAAQFVKFFAWTNLGAVTAVTGANFLESIGLTGPVLFFFFILICAFINLMLGSASAQWAVTAPIFVPMLMLIGYAPEVIQAAYRIGDSSTNIITPMMSYFGLIMAFAARYVPKAGVGTLIAMMLPYSVAFILLWSTFFFVWVFLLGLPVGPSTPTYYSAG
- the yeiP gene encoding elongation factor P-like protein YeiP, with the translated sequence MPKASELKKNMIVRYKDRACVVRKVEQRSPSSRGSNTLYKTRLQDVQSKQNFDESFKGDDQLGDIDFVRRQAAYSYFDGELYVFMDSEDYSQYSLNADDLEGQLPYLNDGLEGVYVMVIDGSAVGIQLPPSVDLEIVETAAALKGGTVTKRSKPAILAGGLETHIPEYLAQGEVIKVNTETGEYISRA
- a CDS encoding TlpA disulfide reductase family protein; this translates as MTNSRQSVLFLVVVLASTAAGYFAYTAAQPGPPAKPAVNVDSAALDALGLATPSGDMRTMNEWQGQPRLVNFWATWCGPCREEMPVLVKAHQDYAERGLAVIGLSMDYPDDTALVQQFADEYGVEFPILMAADHGNALAASFGADNFALPITVFVKADGTVTTIHMGLLSQEEADQELAKLF
- the dsbD gene encoding protein-disulfide reductase DsbD, producing the protein MPTFSAPNVTRRLLALLAILTLPLSSAEEPDLLRATEAFQYSTSSQPDAVIVNWNIAPEYYLYRSRMRFESTTDGVTLGEPRMRKGKIKTDEFFGEQEVFRGNLRVEIPYQGDAESLELKIKSQGCADAGLCYPPQTWTATIELPASTSSGGLLDMLATEANGFDEDGPLPPEVAFRVDALMVDDYTLLVRWDIEPDYYLYRDKLGLTVESDLIQLGAIKWPDGVMKDDPEFGRVEVYEAPTEIRIPVSRASREAGTLELTATYQGCAEVFGICYPPGSRTLLVTVDEATTDASALSSAGGTEQVAEQDKLAQLIKSGSLPLVMATFFGFGLLLAFTPCVLPMVPILSGIIAGQKGEVSTRRSFILSLVYVLAMALTYTIAGVIVAMLGQNVQAMFQNPAVLIAFSLIFVALALAMFDVWQFQMPVAIQNRLNAAGSGGGYTGVAIMGALSALIVGPCVAAPLVAVLIFIGQSGDAVRGGVTLFALAMGMGAPLLAYGATAGQLMVRAGPWMEVVKRLFGIMLLGVAIWLLARILPARVIMALWAVLAFGAAWAFGLLLKKNLLVFRVAAIASVAYGLVLGASALLGGSDPLNPARGTPFGEHEEHLAFRKVATVEALQQAVAEAAANGKTSMLDFYADWCVECIKMEKEAFSDAAVLEALADTVVLQADVTKNDDNDQALLHYFGIYGPPTIVFFDKDGVERRNFRVVGYMGRDEFADHARRAVAP
- the groES gene encoding co-chaperone GroES; this encodes MKLRPLHDRVIVKRMEEETTSPGGIVIPDSATEKPSRGEIVAVGNGKVLDSGEVRALDVKKGDTILFGKYSGTEVKVEGEEYLVMREDDIMAVFS
- the groL gene encoding chaperonin GroEL (60 kDa chaperone family; promotes refolding of misfolded polypeptides especially under stressful conditions; forms two stacked rings of heptamers to form a barrel-shaped 14mer; ends can be capped by GroES; misfolded proteins enter the barrel where they are refolded when GroES binds), producing MAAKEVKFGDDARQRMFAGVNILANAVKVTLGPKGRNVVLDKSFGAPTVTKDGVSVAKEIELEDKLENMGAQMVKEVASQTSDIAGDGTTTATVLAQAILREGLKSVAAGMNPMDLKRGIDKAATGIVEKLQKTSKPCTDDTAIAQVGTISANSDSEIGDNIAAAMQKVGKEGVITVEEGSTLENELDVVEGMQFDRGYLSPYFINNQANQNCELDAPYILLFDKKISNIRDLLPLLEGVAKAGRPLLIIAEDVEGEALATLVVNTIRGIVKVAAVKAPGFGDRRKAMLEDIAILTGGVVISEEVGLSLEKATLEDLGSAKKVQITKENTTVIDGSGKAKDIKARVDQIRTLIEDATSDYDREKLQERVAKLAGGVAVIKVGAATEVEMKEKKARVEDALHATRAAVEEGVVPGGGVALLRAVSGIDKLKGDNDDQDVGINILRRAIEEPLRQIVSNAGDDASVVLNKVAEGKGNFGYNAATGEYGDMIDMGILDPTKVTRSALQNAASVSGLLLTTECMIADLPKDEAPAMPGGGGMPDMGGMM